In the genome of Christensenella timonensis, one region contains:
- a CDS encoding phage tail protein produces MAIQDLKFKEGDFSGKDVESLPDNPSVEGISAAQLKARFDHIAKMMVALGKYNELVDALSAEAGAGEIGTVAIPGVSGADVQAVLENLKALGDANKAELLERIEERIPKEDIVQMRGRSETQVMSQKAVTDAIDAGGGGGGGGGEFEPVGCMKFFAGETLPDGYLWCDGQSYPANGVYKKLFEAVGTRYNQSGDAEGTFRVPDMRGRVGVGKDAGTFDALGKTGGEETQKYGLENGYAKVSFQSSGNPVGTRIRMGRKSIAQSESPQMQFVLKPDSYTGETATAFDMATPLGGTTDEDNNLQPYLVCNYIIKFDRSYEEIGVSAPPVIWDFAVSDWQEQEGGGYVLSIPESEHRRGQHCVLTALYDTTEAGKLKAVLFEMEKNEAGDIWVYSDSAFAGKAYIDRVYMVSAGRVLSVNGQTPDMDGDVAVTEVGNAQKLGGKTENQLQVAHAQVAVSADKLNGQYPTYYAKQADLNALAALPAVRMINEISTLTYTTNTCWDDGKNIHINIACYHPNGVNIPSGGSVGNIANVAQIPDRKYVAPANADAGTSDAISCMASISTDGIIYVNTGGSVPVQALQFHLVYPKHN; encoded by the coding sequence ATGGCAATTCAGGATTTGAAATTCAAGGAAGGGGACTTTTCCGGCAAGGATGTGGAAAGCCTGCCGGACAACCCGTCCGTAGAGGGGATCAGCGCGGCGCAGCTAAAGGCGCGGTTCGATCATATCGCGAAAATGATGGTCGCGCTGGGAAAATACAATGAACTGGTCGACGCTTTGAGCGCGGAGGCGGGCGCGGGGGAAATCGGGACAGTCGCGATACCGGGCGTGTCCGGTGCGGATGTACAGGCAGTGCTAGAAAACCTCAAGGCTTTGGGCGACGCAAACAAGGCGGAGCTTCTGGAGCGCATTGAAGAGCGTATTCCCAAAGAGGACATCGTACAAATGCGCGGGCGGAGCGAAACGCAGGTGATGAGCCAGAAGGCGGTCACGGACGCGATCGACGCCGGAGGCGGCGGAGGCGGCGGGGGCGGGGAGTTTGAGCCGGTCGGCTGCATGAAGTTTTTTGCGGGCGAGACGCTGCCGGACGGGTACCTTTGGTGCGACGGGCAGAGCTATCCGGCGAACGGGGTATACAAGAAGCTTTTCGAGGCCGTCGGTACGCGGTATAACCAAAGCGGCGATGCGGAGGGCACCTTCCGCGTGCCGGACATGCGCGGGCGCGTGGGCGTCGGCAAAGACGCGGGGACGTTTGACGCGCTGGGAAAGACGGGGGGCGAAGAGACACAGAAATACGGATTGGAAAACGGTTATGCAAAAGTTTCTTTCCAATCATCAGGGAATCCGGTGGGGACAAGGATTCGTATGGGAAGAAAATCAATCGCGCAATCCGAATCGCCGCAAATGCAATTTGTTCTAAAACCAGATTCTTATACGGGCGAAACGGCAACGGCTTTTGATATGGCTACGCCTTTGGGCGGCACAACCGACGAAGATAATAATCTCCAGCCCTACCTTGTGTGTAACTATATCATTAAGTTTGACCGCAGCTACGAGGAAATCGGTGTGAGTGCACCGCCCGTGATTTGGGACTTTGCTGTTTCAGATTGGCAGGAACAAGAGGGCGGCGGGTATGTGCTTTCGATCCCCGAGAGCGAACACCGCCGGGGGCAGCATTGCGTGTTGACGGCGCTTTACGATACCACGGAAGCGGGTAAGCTCAAGGCCGTGCTGTTCGAGATGGAAAAGAACGAGGCGGGCGATATATGGGTCTATTCGGACAGCGCGTTTGCGGGCAAGGCGTACATCGACCGGGTATACATGGTGAGCGCGGGCCGCGTGCTGTCCGTCAACGGGCAAACGCCGGATATGGACGGGGACGTGGCGGTCACGGAGGTTGGGAACGCACAGAAGCTGGGCGGAAAAACGGAAAACCAGTTACAGGTGGCGCACGCGCAGGTAGCGGTGAGCGCGGACAAATTAAACGGGCAGTATCCAACGTATTACGCAAAGCAAGCCGACCTTAACGCGCTGGCCGCATTACCGGCTGTAAGAATGATCAACGAAATATCCACGCTGACCTATACGACCAATACCTGTTGGGACGACGGCAAAAACATCCATATCAATATTGCCTGTTATCATCCTAACGGGGTCAATATACCGTCCGGCGGATCGGTTGGGAATATAGCAAATGTTGCGCAAATACCAGACCGAAAATATGTTGCCCCGGCGAATGCGGATGCCGGTACATCAGACGCTATATCTTGCATGGCCAGCATATCCACGGACGGCATCATCTATGTGAATACCGGGGGGAGCGTACCAGTACAGGCGCTGCAATTCCACTTGGTATATCCAAAACATAATTAG